From Candidatus Neomarinimicrobiota bacterium:
ATCTTATCCTCCCGGGCATATATGGTGAATCGCTCTTCCATTTACTGCAAATGAATCTAATTAACCATGATTATATGACCGTGATGGATGTCACATTATTTTCCATATGTATAGTAAGAATTTCCCTATTTAAGCATAGGGCTGAGGCAAGTAATGTTATAGGTGTTTTCTTATAAGGTGGCCGAGACCGGCATCAGGGCATTAAAACGGGCAGCTCCCAATCTTCTATTCAAAAAGCCCTTTTTCAATGACATAGCGTATGAGTTCTGCATTCGAATTCATCTTCATTTTCCTCAGGATATTGGCCCGGTGGGCACTGATGGTTTTAACACTGAGTCCTAGCTTTTCAGCGATCTTTTTCAGGCTGTCACCTGAAGCAATCATGTTCAACACTTCGAACTCACGATTGGTGAGACTTTCATGGGGGGATTCCCTTTCCCCGGACTCTATATAGGAGGCTAATGCCTTCGCCAATGAAGGGGAAATATACTTTTCTCCTTGCAGGACTACCCGGATAGCATCCACCAACTCATCGGTCGCACTTATTTTGTTCAGATATCCCGAGGCCCCGGCTTTCAATACGCGGATTGCGTATTGTTTTTCGGGGTGTATGCTCAACACCAGTATCGGCGTCGTATATCGATCGCGCCTCAATTGCTTTAATACTTCCAGGCCGCTCCTACCCGGCATGGTAATATCCAGGAGCACGATATCATAAGGATGACGCCATACCTTTTCTAGCACCTCCTGGCAGGTGCCTACCTCGTCGATAAGGTCTACTTCGAAATTGTTCTCGATTACTTGTCTTACCCCGGCCCGGACTACGGGATGATCATCTGCTACCAGAAATTTTAGCATCGTCCTGTTTCTCCTCTCCTATTGGAATTGTCACCCTGATCCTGGTCCCCTTCTTTTGCACACCATAAATTTTAAAATCACCTCCGGCGCTTAGAACCCGCTCCCGCATGCCAATAATTCCAAGCGATCTGGGATTTGATGCCTGCTCTTCAGTAATCCCGATACCGTTATCCGTAATGCTCAGATTCAGCTCATCGTCAGACAATTCCAGGCTCACGGTGCTCCTGGTTGCTTGTGCGTGACGGGCAACATTCGTTAATGCTTCTTGAGTGATGCGATAGATCATCGTCGAGCAATCCTGATCCAGGTCTAACTTTTCAGGGTGAGTAGTGAACTCGCACTTAACTCCAGTAAGAGCTTGAAATTGTTCTACCTCCCATTCAATGGCTTCCACCAAACCTAACTCGTCCAGCAGGGCCGGCCTTAATCGGGCGGTTATCCCGTTGACTGTCTGAGCCGTCGTATCTACGTATTCAGCTATTGAATTGGCTTTTTCGACGAGAGAAATCTGATCCGCAGGTAGAGAATTCTTTAGATCAATCAATTTGAATTTTAAGGCGGTCAATGCCTGTCCCAACTCGTCGTGAATCTCACGGGCAAGCTTAGATCGATCTTCTTCCCGGACAGATTGAAGGTGAGTAGAAAGGTTTCGCAGCTGTTCCCGCGTGGCTTCGAGCATGGCCTCCGCTCGCTTACGCTCGGTGATGTCGCGCACGATACTCTGGAATCCTGTGACACGATCGCCCTCGGTGAGTAATGTCACTATTTGCTCCACCCACTTTTCTTCTCCGGCCCGATTGAGGATTGGAAATTCCATGGTCGTGTCATGTACATGATCTTCAAGCTGTTGGTTATAAAATTGCTGGATACGAACCCGCCATTCCTGGGGGATCAATTCCGTGTAGTGCATACCAATGAGTTCATCCGGCATATAGCCGGTTACCCTTTGAGCGGGCGGATTGAAATATGTGAAATAGCCTTTGGGATCGGTCATATAGATAACATCGTTAGCTTCTTCGATGATCTGCCGGTATCGCCGCTCACTCTCCCGTAGCACCACCTCCGCCCGCTTACGGTCGGTGTATTCATCAGCCCATTCCAAGGATTTTGAAATGTGCTGTGCGAGGTTTCTTACGGAAGGAATGAAGTATTCGGCAAGTTCCGGGGAAGTCATGGCAAAGGCGCCTATAATTTTTCCATGCCGCTTCAACGGCGTCAGGATGGAGGACTTCTTCTCGTAGTCAGTAGTCTTTGATATTAAGTGGGCTAGCTGTCGCGGAAACAATTCACCTATTATGTCGCTGACCTCGGCTTGGACCGTTTTCCCATCTCGTACGACTTGACTGTAGATGCTTGATTTCTTCAAGTCAATCTTGTATCCTTTCATCCTGAGCCCAGTTGCCTTCTCTCCCTCCTTAACCTGCTCGGGAGATAGTGACGCTTCCGCAATTCTAAGCGAAGAGTCATCATCGGTTAACAACAGGAGGCTCACAGAGTACTGCTTCGACTGCGCGAACTCCTCTTTCACAGTCCTATAGATCTCAGCCTCCTCCACCCTGCCGTGTATCCTGGTTGACACATGCTCCACGAATTGGATAATCTCGATTAGATTATGCAGCGCCTTTTCCAATAGCTTCCGCTCAATCTCAGCTTGCTCAAGCTCAGCTACTTGTTTGCGGGTCTGCTCAA
This genomic window contains:
- a CDS encoding response regulator, whose product is MLKFLVADDHPVVRAGVRQVIENNFEVDLIDEVGTCQEVLEKVWRHPYDIVLLDITMPGRSGLEVLKQLRRDRYTTPILVLSIHPEKQYAIRVLKAGASGYLNKISATDELVDAIRVVLQGEKYISPSLAKALASYIESGERESPHESLTNREFEVLNMIASGDSLKKIAEKLGLSVKTISAHRANILRKMKMNSNAELIRYVIEKGLFE
- a CDS encoding PAS domain S-box protein; translated protein: MNDQHKTKVQLIEELEQTRKQVAELEQAEIERKLLEKALHNLIEIIQFVEHVSTRIHGRVEEAEIYRTVKEEFAQSKQYSVSLLLLTDDDSSLRIAEASLSPEQVKEGEKATGLRMKGYKIDLKKSSIYSQVVRDGKTVQAEVSDIIGELFPRQLAHLISKTTDYEKKSSILTPLKRHGKIIGAFAMTSPELAEYFIPSVRNLAQHISKSLEWADEYTDRKRAEVVLRESERRYRQIIEEANDVIYMTDPKGYFTYFNPPAQRVTGYMPDELIGMHYTELIPQEWRVRIQQFYNQQLEDHVHDTTMEFPILNRAGEEKWVEQIVTLLTEGDRVTGFQSIVRDITERKRAEAMLEATREQLRNLSTHLQSVREEDRSKLAREIHDELGQALTALKFKLIDLKNSLPADQISLVEKANSIAEYVDTTAQTVNGITARLRPALLDELGLVEAIEWEVEQFQALTGVKCEFTTHPEKLDLDQDCSTMIYRITQEALTNVARHAQATRSTVSLELSDDELNLSITDNGIGITEEQASNPRSLGIIGMRERVLSAGGDFKIYGVQKKGTRIRVTIPIGEEKQDDAKISGSR